In Plodia interpunctella isolate USDA-ARS_2022_Savannah chromosome 8, ilPloInte3.2, whole genome shotgun sequence, the DNA window TGTTCTATGCTTCCATCATCAATGTCCAAGGAATTCCTGTCGTCCTTTCCTCCAGTCTGACAACCCAATAGGTATATCACTGTGTCCCTGTGGCCGTTTTTAGCTGCATGGACTAGTGGAGTTTGTTCAGCTGTGTCTGTGTGACTGAGGGATGCACctgaaaatgtttaaaatgcctttaaatatatgaaaatgtcTCACAAACCTATatcgcaaaataaataatgacctCGTCAGTAATGTACAAAAAAGTGGATGTTGTTCAGTCAGTAGGTCTTATTGACTATTTTTCGGCATGTGGAGCAGaaaggtatttataaaatttcccAAAAGGTAGCCTAGATGAAATTTATTCCAACGATAAGGCCGCCTTAAAAGCACactttacttatataattattttgttatgtatatatactagGTAAGTTATgtgtaattaaatgttatagtattttataaaattattcttaccTGCTGCAATAAGTCTTCTAGCAACATCTGTGTGACCTCTCTGGCATGCTAATGATAACGCCGTACATCCTTGGGAGTTGGTCATCTCCAAGTCTGCCCCAAATTCGATCAACAGCCCCACCATCGATATGATTCCTTGATAGGAATACATGCACAACAACGGCGCATTTCCAAGACAATCCGTGATATGGTTCGGGGATCCACCAGCTAACAACATCAATCTTGATACTTTCACATTTGGAGTGTATATGTTTCTAAGATTTGCAATCGCTTCACCGACATTTGAAGAACTTGTTGATACCATCGCTGCTTGAAGATCTCTTGGGCATAATCCGAGCTGAGCTGGTCCTAGATTCCTATACATATGTGCCTTTAGAATGTGATGTCCCAGTTCCATAGTTTTTTCTGAATCTAAAGGTGATTGTACTCTTGAAAGTCTGAATGCAATACCACAATGGCCAGCTCTTAAATCACATAGAAATTTTGCACTCTCATTGTCGTCACGTCTTATCAACCATTCCCTGAAGGATGGGTGAAAGAACATGTACGTATTATCGATCCGTTTAACTAGGAAGTCGGAAAGTGTTTCGAATCTGTCACAAAATTCTTCCCATGGCAGAAATTGGTTCACCAATAAAGAATTTacagaataatatatttctactaAAGTTAAAGGATAGAGAGCTGCTAGGCAGACGCTTAGAATATGCGTTATCTTTTCAAAAGATTGCACTGTGGGAAATCTCAAATtgaattgtaacaaaaatatctgaGCCAAAGATATTGGCACTACTTTGTAATTCGTCGACTTTACGACAATGTGACTTCTCTCAAGGAGATCCAATATTAGTTTCAGGAACAGAAATGAGCCTTGACTCAAATGGAGTACATATTGTGCAAATTTCATCACGGAATTGTGCACTCCTTCTGATTTTCCTGTTGAACATTTGATATTCGTTTCTATTATTGGCGTTGATTGTACTCTTGCGTTGAAATATTCAAGTAAATCCTTATTTACATTGTCTGAATCGTCCAAACTTAGCCTCGTGTAAGGTAGCTGTTTAGTTAATTCTAAAAATTGCGCTCGGATAGTTGCCACTACTTTCAACCAAGATGGCATTTCTGTTACATGCCTTATAAGGAATGAGGCTATGGTGTGACCATGATCTGGTCTGTGATATTCTGCTTCACACAACCCATCAACAAGAATAATACTATTGCCTGAGTCTATGCTTCCATTTTTCCTCAGTATGATGAGTGGTTCAATTATTCCTCTCATGAAAGCCAAGTCAGGGTCTGCTATGCATTCTTTCAAAGAAAGACAGGCTATAAGATGGGGTTCACTGAGGATATACTCTCTGTATGCTTGAAGCCTTGGAGCTTGACACAGCTGAGCTGCCAAGGAATGTACGAATTCTCCAACCAGGCATGTACTATTGTTGTCAGcctgaaagaaaattatttcttattacatGACTGATACTTTATCACACAATGTACCagtattatacaatttataacgATAGTAAAATGTGTATAGTTTTTTCTAACTttgattattgttattataattacatcacTTTTAGTCAGGTAAACTAGGAAGGTTAATTATGTAACCATTTTTAGAACAGTTTATGATTAAGCCTATGCCTTCTGAGGGACagaaattttttattagacaATACTCTAAACCAACAGAAAGATTACACTTTTTCGCAGTAATTTTGCAAAATGTGATTAATGTCAAGACCATAAAGTTAGTTAAAATTTCGTACCTGACAAAAATGATACGCCACGACATGTGAAGCAAGATGTGTGAACAGCCCCGCAGTCGTTTCCTCTGGCAACATTTCCCTGATGTCCGACTGCTCCCTCAACTCCTCGTACTCATAATTCCTCTTCCTCCCGAAGCAGGAGTACTCCACCAGTTGCAGGATCAACGCTGTCTTCCCTGTTCCCGGGCTACCAGAAATTAGGATCCCTGgggaaaaaatatcttaaaataccttgaaaagatatttgttttaaaggCTCCAACGTCAGTCTCCTCAATACAGTTATAGGATACGAGTAtaatgataaatgttattaaaatttcttcaTACAATCGCTTAGCAATTTCTTTGAAAAAGTAAAGGATCATGCACTTGAATTGCAATTAATGCCAATTAAAATGCAAACTATTAATCGAGAGCCAAACATGTCCATCTAATTGTAGATGAGTTAACTACTTTTTTGCTTGAACTTGAACGCGCCATTTCATTTGTCCCTTTAATTAACTCCGTAAATGGTTGAAATGATGTTTCTAGTAGAAGACGTTTTACAGCGAACACATTAACGGGTTGTAAAGACGATAGTATTAAACCATCACGATAAggaaatttaattacacaacttgcaaataaaatactcgagctcataataaaacttttacaaCTAATAAAAGAGAAATGATTGATGTTGATCCAAGGGCTcgtaataactaaataaccATATAAGTACCTGATGTACTGGATTCCAAAGCCTTTTCCATGTCCCTTATTAACCATTGCCTTCCTGCAAAATAAGCATTGCTGTCCGTGGAAGGAACCTCAAAGAAAAGCGGCCTTAAAGTCAGAGGCAACGACGGGTACACtgcaaaagaagaaaaaaatattgtatttttatgcaaaGAACCGTAGCATGACTTTTTGGAACGACCTTTTACGGTTAGACGCAACAAGTCCAGTGCAGTAACAGGCCGAATTATACTCACAAAGTGAAACgagaatatattataataataaaattgactttaACGCGAATTTAATAGCTCCTGGTCAGGAAACCTTGAAATATCTTAACTATATACAAACTCCAATGGAAATTAGGAAAATAGTGATCCTTGTTTAGAAAATGGGCTAGATACCTTTCTTGATttctgatgatgatgaacacTGTTTACTGCTGACCCTAGCTGACCTTCTGGCCGCTGTTTTCCTGGATTTAAAGAATCCACTAGACATACGAGTCAACTCTTCTGATCTTCCACCTTGTAatgctgtaaaaatatattagtcaATCACCAACGGTAATATTGTATTACGTCACtacatttatttgatttactgTAGTAATTTGACTATCCAATAAtattaacacaaataaataataatatataaataataaatacttaataaataggtactttaatcTTGAAGTTATTCTTATCGATTCCATAAAATTCTTGTAAATACAAACGTTAACTCACTATTTACGGAATGCCTTCTGCTACCAGGACTTGACGAAGAACAATTGCTAGCAGCCGATAATGACATGGACGCCAATGATCCTAAAGAATCGCGCCCTAGAGGCGTCGCTGCATCTACTTCTGAAGATCCTGTCAGTGTGGACACCTGTGAGGAAAAAGGGGTAAAGTTAATTCCAGCAGTTTGTGTAATAGAAAAAAGATGGCAAAATGTGTGGTATACGACGATATTAAATAGAGACAAATGACTCGCTCATTATAAATCGTATCCAATTGTTTTTGGTATTGGATTTGGACAAACGTAGCACATCATTGCTTCCACATGTTCTCTCTTtgttttacacgatgcgtacatgATATGgaaaaaagagacagcaatatgtgtttgtatgtattatgGTTACGGTGCTTTATGGTCAATGGATCTGAACTTAATTTGTAAGTAGTATTGAATCGCAAATTGCTgcaatataaaagtaaattaagtcATGCACAGAACCATTTTtggatatttaaaatgaaaactcTTTATGCCTAGCATTTATACTACATAGAAGAAGACATCGTCCAAAATATTATGGAATGGTCAACCAAACGGTTCCAGTTCttgattttaaacatttcaatagTAAATCTAAAAagcaaattgtaatgaaattgatAGAGGAAATATCTATCTCAATAATACACTTTCACAATTCACAGTTTAGATCTTTATcggagataataaaatgtacgtatgtttaaaataatggaATCTTCTAGATCTACgtagttaatttatatgaCTATGATGTTGTTTTAGAACAGGCGTCAACATAGTATGTAAAAGGACTGTAGGAAGCTATAATTCCATACGACGTAAATATAGACAGAATGACTggaataatatgaataatacattattatcaagatatatgcaaatataaacgTATTAAAGAGTTTATAGACGGAACGTTCCTTGCAAACGGGATAtcatttactaattttattaatagaagCTAATAGATAACAgtaatataaagttaaaatcatggtttttacattatctaatggcctgtttcaccactgTCTGATAAACGTCaaatcatattgtaatctgacagaaaAATTAACTTATAGATATGTAAGTCTGTGTTATGCGATTGGACAGTTAGCCATATCCAACATATGTTACATTTTAAGCTATTTGATACATTATCAGCAAGCGATGAATTGGTCCTAATTCTTATGTAatgttagtgacttgaaaggACATAAATTCTATTACTAAACAATTTTTCGTAACCAGATATGATTGAAGTTATCATCCTTGTTGCGTAACCAGTTACCATAGCATTTTCGTACTCATtcgaaaactatattttcataaacgtTGTATACATCTTTAGTGTCGTCGTTTCTGAATTACTTACTTCAGAGTTACAGTTAGCACacctatattataacaatgttaatgaaaaatacaagtgCCGGTATATTATAGCGGAAAGTTTATGCGAACGCACGTGTGTATGGCCCAGTCGTACACGATCACTAATAAACTATACAAGAGCGACCTACTTAACAGGATCATTGAGTATAACATGAGGTCTTAACTCTATTAGATTATAATAGTGTAAAATGTCGCGGCCAGAAATGGTCAGAAACTGGTCTTTTTCGCAACGATTACAGTCCATTGGGTATGAATTGTCGAGTGGCTTGTGATCAATATcgaagataataataatttataataataatttatttatttcataaaaaacatacatatttggaCTTACGTCTAATTAGGTAcagtaataatgtatttaggtAATCGTAATCACATAATTATTGGTTGAGTCCATCACACTAGTGTTTAAACTAGGCCGAGCCTGTATTATAAACACTAGGTCCCttcacaaaataacattttaggaatatttatttacatttagaaagaacatttattattttctcaagttaagtacaaaattataatatattacgaaCATAAAGGTGTCTAACTAATTAAACAATTCaaactacctacataattaCCACGGAGGTACAAAATATCCCAAGATTGGCGTAAACAAGCATGACTCATGCGCCGTGCGACTGTGAGCATTCAATTCATTTTAGTTAGACTACGAAGAATATGGAGTGTGGCAAATAAGTTaacgcttttatttatataaattcaggttgttagtattttagtttagtacaaagtttattaacatattaagtttgattttgaaaggtattttattagttttatattatgtggtaaagtataatatatgtatatatagtaagTTATGTAATTAggatatatatgatatttaaaaatgtatttttaatatttaagtattatcattatgatttatatattaatatagattacaACTTTATTATGACAAGATTGATAGAAGATTTTCCGTGTCATCGTAATTTAAGGTTTTAAGCCATCTTTGTAGTTTTTTCttcattagatatttattaaggttGTGTATTTCAGTTATTCCGTTTACTTTATTGTAAAGTTTAGGTCCTgtaaaacattgaaattttgtaataaaataggttttaCGACTAAATGTTGGGCAGACTTTATCTTTTCTACGcatcaaattatattgatcAAGTTTAAGGGGTGTTGTTTTATGCTGAAACTTAACGATGTTTGCTACATAAAGCTGTCGCACACTCAAAACATCGCTTTCTGTGTATAGTGCTTGGGTCGGATACTTGAATGGCCTGAAATGGAGTACCTTCAATAGACTACGCTGTGCTCTTTCCAGAATCAAAAGAGTTGTCTTTCTGGTACCACCCCATGCTCTTATACAGTATGTTAAAATGGATTGTCCTAGCGCAAAGTAGACGGATCTTAGAAGCTTAATATCAGCGACGTGCCTCAGTTTCCTAAAGATTGGTATTAGACGCCTAATCCTCGCGGTAAGTGCATTTATTTGGGGTTGCCATGAAAGCGTTTCGTCAAGAAGTACTCCTAGGTATTTAATGTTACTAGATCTTTCCAAAGAGCTACAGGCACATCCTGAATGAGCATTGAGGTTACAGGTGTGGGCtttaatttggaattttgagGAGGATGGCAATTGGTTACGGTTTATACcaaatgtaataaagttaGTTTTCTTAACATTTAGTGTAAGGGTATTAGCACATAACCAACTCATTACCTGTCCCAGCCCTACCTCAGCGTTTTTACGAGTTTCTTCCCAAGTGTCACCATGAAATATTAGTGCGGTATCATCGGCAAATGCGAATATTTCTCCCTTGAATAAGTTCATGTTGCACaggttattaatatatattaagaagAGGCTTGGCCCAAGCACGCTGCCTTGTGGTACTCCAAATGTTACTGCAGCATCGGAGCTAGCATAGTCATCAATGACAACTCTTTGCGTTCTATTAGAAAGATAGTCCCTAAATAGTTTTAGAGCCAGACCACGAATACCCAGCCGTTCCATTTGTTTTAAGAGCTTAGGAATAGAGACCGTGTCGAACGCTTTAGCCAAATCTAAGAAGATGCCTaaggatttctttttattatctattaattttGCGACATGTTCTGTAAGCTCGACCACTCCATCTTCAGTTGACATTCCAGCTTGGAATCCAAATTGTTTTTTGGAaatgatgttatttttattaaggtaTTCTACTAATCTTTTATTCAtgattttttccaatatttttgagAGAGCTGAGAGTACTGAGATGGGTCTATAATTGCTTATTACGTTCTTATCTCCGGATTTATGTATGGGGTGGATAAGTGCCTTTTTGAATACCCGCGGGAAAACACCTGCAGATAGGCAAAGATTGAATATGTGCGTGATAACTGGAACCAATTTAGGGTGagtcattttcaaaattttagagGATATGCCATCCCAACCCACAGCACAATCGGTTTTCAATTTGCACAGTATCGAGCCAACTTCGTATTTAGTAGTACAATCCAAAAATAATGAGTTACCTACCAAGTTTCCACCATTTGAAGCACCGGGGCAGTTATCGTTATTGGGTATTTTTTCTGCCAAGTCTCTTCCAACGTTTGCAAAATAGTTGTTTATTTGGTCTAAGGACGATTCAGGAGTAGCCGAAATATTGAGTAAATTCCTTGGCGGTGTTTTTTGAGATTTCAAATTTGTGATTGAATTTATTGTCTTCCATGTCATTTTAGGATCGTTTTTGTGTCTTTCAAgttcatttttttcatatagttTCTTTAGTCTTTTAAGTAAATCGttgcaatgatttttatacaaattgtattCTTCTTTTAGAGTATGGTTATTTGGTTCTGACCTGCATTGCATGTGCATTTTAtctctttttaaaatacatcgCATTAGCCCTGGCGTAATCCAcggttttatatttcttttttgtctcGGAATCTTTTTAAGGGATGTGTTTTTGGTGATACACGTAGATAAGATATTAACGAGTTCTTCGGCGGACCATTCCGGATCACTCGACGATAGAATACTACTAAAATCAGTGTTGCTTATGTCCGTAACAGTGGTTTCAAAATTGATGTGCTTGATGTGAGTTTGAGCTTTGTTTCTCTTTACTCTAAGGTCAAGTCCAACAATGACTGCATTATGGTCGGTTATCGGGGAGTTTAAAACTATGTTTGTGGTCGAATTTATAGACTTAACCATCGAGTGATCCAGACATCTATCTTCACGAGTACACAAAGTATGCCCCGCTGTCAAACCGTGTGAAGCTAACAAATTAAGGTAGTCGGATGAGTCAGTGTTGGTACTTTCAGGTTtgatgttaatattaatatcaccAGTTATCAGAATATTTGAGAAAGACTTAAAACGTGTTAGAATGTCATTTAATGATTCAAGAAAAttagaaatgtttttaaatgatggtgatctatatatatatatatatatatatatatatatatatagatagaaactcaagaaatgaaacaaatctggaatcgagcgggaattgaaagAGCACTGTTGCGGATAGACAGGGCCTGGGATCAATTCCCGCTTGAATCcagaagatttttattattttcaaaattaagttaaaagcatgtgtgacatgtataacaagtCCGTTTCCATGTGCAGGACGACTTTGTACCATACCAATCTATGTAATATAAACTACTTACAttcgttaattttaatttttttttataaaacattaaaaatgaaaaaaaaattaaaaatttgttagtCTGAGAATGAAAATCCAAATTGCTGATAACGTCACATGAATTCATTcaccatatacatatacaagaAAAATCTTCCAAATAGGACTGATTGTGAATCGTACGTTTTGGTCTGGGCGCTTTCCATTGCTGCACTGCGTCTAGTGATGCGAGAAATCGTATGATAATACGAGGTATTTACCATAAGAATTCCCGCTTCAATGGATAAATAGTCGCCAGTACTATGATTATAGTGTTCTAGAACATTGGCGTACTTTGTGCATCCTGAGGTATTGAAGGATTGATTTAATACTTCAGTGGGGTTTGTGTAATAATTCGATGATGGCATTAAACGTTATAATATGAGAAAATATCGTCTTGTCCTTAAACTCGCAACATGGTGAAACAAATGCTCTAGTGTCCACTGGACTCTAAACAAAATGAACCTGACTTTTTGACTGAGAATAGAAAGAAGGCAACGAGGCCTGTATCGTTTctctaacaaaagttgtgtACGATACGCGAGGCTGAGGCAGACGAGTGGGTAAGTGATTCCGTCATGGCTCGGCCGCTTTTCGAGCAGAAATAATGCTTTACGTGATGtctgtgtgtgtttcattgtatatttaatctgtgaaaaaaaaaaacttacaggGCTAGTGTTATGCGAAGCGAGCGTGTGCGCatcgagcgaagcgagcgaagTGCAACTGTCTCTGGACTTGTTCCGAGCGCCTCGTCTTTCACCCAGCAGCAAGCCAAGTCGCATGTACAAGTCATTCTGACGTCGGGCCTCGTAGCCTGGCTGTTTGATGTGTCCGCCTTCGtcatctgaaattaaaaaaataaacgtcagGCGTGGCGAATTTAAATTGAGAATacacattttgtattaaatgaaGAATAACAATTTGtgcatttttaaaaacaatttatgagATTTGTATTCACATTGTGgagtagtttaaaattttattgatatcaaattataattgacaAGTTGGCTTTAAAATTAGGTATCTACATCTTTATCctgtaattcataaaaaatacttgtacataatttatgctaaagtatgttttgtcattatcgcaccttacaaaatttgacagaaacataaatactttagcttatagtatgatttaacttttttaaagaattacaTACTTTCTTATTGAAAAACTTCGCCAAGTATTTGCTAAACAAGCAAAaggcttaaaaatatttttaggcattaaaaatattcttctgtgattgactaaataaaacaaactcaaaaTAACGTACATACTTGATAAGAAAGTCATTTGAAAAACCAATCGAAAAATGtgacatttataattagtgCTCGCCATGCTAAAGTTCAAATTcgtgtatataaaaaaaagaacaaaaacgCAATTCAAAATAAGAACATGCATTTTGACAGTCATGCACACGTATGCATGTCACGTTATGTGCATTTACTATACAGTGAGTATATTAATCTGCCAAAATTAGGGGCAAATTCACCGTTATTACCACTCATACACAAAGATTTGataatagaatttaaaataataaaaatacgataGAAGTGTCCACACTCATTCAATTGgatttctgtttattttttagtaagcATATTGGCATATTTTTCAATCGTAAACTCAAACGTCAGTAGATagaatttcttttatcttattattCCAAATTCAGTGTTGTTGACTCTACTTATGTTATACACCTATAGCTACTAGCGTTTTATTGAGGTATTCCGTTTAGCGCACCAGTCAATATTTCTCAGTTctcaataaagaaaataattcctTAGAGAGCATCTTAGTCTAAGTAGAGTCCCTATTTGTTATGtagaattgaaattaaatatatattcttataatattttttaatgaattccgattcatttacatattattaaattacattttatttaaaggtttCATTTAACTTGTcctgtttatttaattgtttggGTGATTGTAACTGAAATTGGAATGCCTTccaatcaaaatcaaagttCAAAAAGTTGACAGGTCGAtatgatattatttgatttcatttgttCTTTGATGACAAAACaaggtaattatattttgcatCATTATAAATCCAGGTTGGCCGCGGCGCCGTTACAAAATGGCGGATTACATTATTCTTACTTCTCTAATCGCTTCTGAGAAACATTTTCTGGTGCATTTACAAATGGTACGCTCAATGGAATACCTAGTTTTATTAAGTGTTTATTCAGTAGCTGTAGTTTTATAGTTATTGTCAGTTTGTTATGAAGGCGGCATACCGCCCACGTCAAATGTGGCCGGCTAGTCAATACCTTGAAGTAACGATACTAAATCATACCTTGTAAATGTCTTAAAATACCTTTtgaagtaattatatattttatgttttggcCATTTTATGTTTGCTATATGAAAAGCTGGAATGCTAGAATTTCGTTAATGTTTAGTTTTGTTGCATCATAGTTTTTGACGCTTTCCACTGTTTGTCGTAACTTTACAAGtgatttattgacgtcaaaaggTGCCAGAATCATCTATCTAATAACGAAAGAAAGACTTAACTGTGTTTAAATTGGTTTGACGTAAATGACTGTTTGAGCGGAGATAGAATAAGAGGTGATTTCGCAAATGCAATCAAAAGATTGAATGTATATTGTTCATCCAAAatcatcataattatttttgtctttttatgtCCACAGCTCTGCATTGTCTTCTCTTGTACAACATCTCGTCTGCCTTTTACTTGTCACCTATATGCACCTAAATACATTCAATTTGttttcacaataatttttCCGCGTATATCAGtctttatattaatagctAATGTAAACATACAGGTAATGATCTCTATAATAAGAAAGGTTTCCCCAGCCATGTTTTACCTAATATTTACCACAGATTAGTGTATTGTGTGCTAAATACTATTGTCTAGACTTTCTCGAAGCGAATGGCCCGTGACAAGATGTTCGTGGGATTTCAGACTCCGACTGAGAACATGGAAAGGTCAAGAGTGTAAAAACTATGATTACGTTTGATCACGTGAAAATAGAATTGACTGATGAAATggtaaaaaagtttattctCTTAATGTTCTCGTTAATATTTCATAGTGATCATTATTCTGTAATGCGATCTATGCGATATGAGTTTACATACGGAGGTATGGTAACACAGAACCGACAGCAGGCGTTCAGAATATGTTGGATCATTTGTGTATTATTTAGCAGACGTATCCACTTGTCCACTTTAATTTAGTCGGGGTAAAATAAGAGATTCACAAAGAGTAATTCTTACGTCTTCGGAAAGATTTTGtttgtacatacataacttGCAGCCCTTTAACAGATTTAGCACATGACTCCCAAGTGTAGATGACAATGAAagataacttttaaaaaataatgagacGGAAAATCCATAGCGGGGTTCCCGTTCGATACCAGCATTTTTTTGGAATATTAGAAACCATGAAATGGAAACCATgtgtaacatatatttatataacacgAGGGTTGTCAAAGGtcatatttagatattatgaAAGAAAGCCTTACTTATAAATCTGCAAAAATATGACGCAGCAAACCGttgttttattagaaaaagaaaacgttaaaaataaactatagtaTAAAGTTACATTCACACCGAAGGCGGTCCTTCGCGGTGAACCACTGGTTACATGACCATCGGGATTCCTTATCTATGGCCCGGCTTCAGGACAATGCTCGGGTACTGTTACAGTGTCGGATCACAGTTATAGTCTGCAAGGTCAAAGATGCACTTTTAAAATGGGAAATAAGGTTGGcaaacgtgctacgtgttttttTCGTGGCAGGCCTTCTGGCatccacataaaaaaaaattatgttcgaaatgaagagtttttattttattttgccgATTTTGACGGTATTTTGCACACTGGTCGATATGATCTGGATTAGCAAGTAGG includes these proteins:
- the rols gene encoding protein TANC2 isoform X3; this translates as MNSKKLECFDGDSANEKPSLSFSDLAAIRQLLESETGGTTCPSCNMPFDKGKKRKLIDVCGHERCYSCMFRNEACPLCARRSQGRRQAMERYTPSPQRQDQDWQSPMRLPKPPKQPTNLVQSCPTPPHTRRRFFLSPKSLRSPFGPRARHSHENHVPLSGLPEEGPRMAAWPSVVFNKIRSLWSAHSSVPQGLNQLADDEGGHIKQPGYEARRQNDLYMRLGLLLGERRGARNKSRDSCTSLASLDAHTLASHNTSPVSTLTGSSEVDAATPLGRDSLGSLASMSLSAASNCSSSSPGSRRHSVNTLQGGRSEELTRMSSGFFKSRKTAARRSARVSSKQCSSSSEIKKVYPSLPLTLRPLFFEVPSTDSNAYFAGRQWLIRDMEKALESSTSGILISGSPGTGKTALILQLVEYSCFGRKRNYEYEELREQSDIREMLPEETTAGLFTHLASHVVAYHFCQADNNSTCLVGEFVHSLAAQLCQAPRLQAYREYILSEPHLIACLSLKECIADPDLAFMRGIIEPLIILRKNGSIDSGNSIILVDGLCEAEYHRPDHGHTIASFLIRHVTEMPSWLKVVATIRAQFLELTKQLPYTRLSLDDSDNVNKDLLEYFNARVQSTPIIETNIKCSTGKSEGVHNSVMKFAQYVLHLSQGSFLFLKLILDLLERSHIVVKSTNYKVVPISLAQIFLLQFNLRFPTVQSFEKITHILSVCLAALYPLTLVEIYYSVNSLLVNQFLPWEEFCDRFETLSDFLVKRIDNTYMFFHPSFREWLIRRDDNESAKFLCDLRAGHCGIAFRLSRVQSPLDSEKTMELGHHILKAHMYRNLGPAQLGLCPRDLQAAMVSTSSSNVGEAIANLRNIYTPNVKVSRLMLLAGGSPNHITDCLGNAPLLCMYSYQGIISMVGLLIEFGADLEMTNSQGCTALSLACQRGHTDVARRLIAAGASLSHTDTAEQTPLVHAAKNGHRDTVIYLLGCQTGGKDDRNSLDIDDGSIEQLVPGSRHALIAAAQNGHLDIVEYLLDTAELIPDGICPVTGETALTAACCTGNVAIADALLIRGATPYSLNARQMSPLALAAKNGRSTLVLRLLDSGADVAGSGGKNPLILAAAEGHADVVEILLNHGADPNCVDAEGVPALGWTCLRSRITTMMLLLDRGAFIDQPDGNGRTPLGLACGGPTDLVEILLERGASLEKVDHSGLRPLDRAIGQRNVPVVNCFLRKGAKLGPTTWVMASGKPEFMLILLNKLLEDGNMLYRKNRPSEAAHRYQYALKKINPLISDEGLTTPSTQPVPHEHVSAFVQLKTNLLLNLSRCKRKLNEPSEALDFAARASVLRPNAFECAYAMSRAILALNKPSEALPHARRALVLAPTTDLSAIRTLKALQQEILTRINAGSHSLCGDSRSIRNFDTISLNLP
- the rols gene encoding protein TANC2 isoform X5; its protein translation is MPFDKGKKRKLIDVCGHERCYSCMFRNEACPLCARRSQGRRQAMERYTPSPQRQDQDWQSPMRLPKPPKQPTNLVQSCPTPPHTRRRFFLSPKSLRSPFGPRARHSHENHVPLSGLPEEGPRMAAWPSVVFNKIRSLWSAHSSVPQGLNQLADDEGGHIKQPGYEARRQNDLYMRLGLLLGERRGARNKSRDSCTSLASLDAHTLASHNTSPVSTLTGSSEVDAATPLGRDSLGSLASMSLSAASNCSSSSPGSRRHSVNTLQGGRSEELTRMSSGFFKSRKTAARRSARVSSKQCSSSSEIKKVYPSLPLTLRPLFFEVPSTDSNAYFAGRQWLIRDMEKALESSTSGILISGSPGTGKTALILQLVEYSCFGRKRNYEYEELREQSDIREMLPEETTAGLFTHLASHVVAYHFCQADNNSTCLVGEFVHSLAAQLCQAPRLQAYREYILSEPHLIACLSLKECIADPDLAFMRGIIEPLIILRKNGSIDSGNSIILVDGLCEAEYHRPDHGHTIASFLIRHVTEMPSWLKVVATIRAQFLELTKQLPYTRLSLDDSDNVNKDLLEYFNARVQSTPIIETNIKCSTGKSEGVHNSVMKFAQYVLHLSQGSFLFLKLILDLLERSHIVVKSTNYKVVPISLAQIFLLQFNLRFPTVQSFEKITHILSVCLAALYPLTLVEIYYSVNSLLVNQFLPWEEFCDRFETLSDFLVKRIDNTYMFFHPSFREWLIRRDDNESAKFLCDLRAGHCGIAFRLSRVQSPLDSEKTMELGHHILKAHMYRNLGPAQLGLCPRDLQAAMVSTSSSNVGEAIANLRNIYTPNVKVSRLMLLAGGSPNHITDCLGNAPLLCMYSYQGIISMVGLLIEFGADLEMTNSQGCTALSLACQRGHTDVARRLIAAGASLSHTDTAEQTPLVHAAKNGHRDTVIYLLGCQTGGKDDRNSLDIDDGSIEQLVPGSRHALIAAAQNGHLDIVEYLLDTAELIPDGICPVTGETALTAACCTGNVAIADALLIRGATPYSLNARQMSPLALAAKNGRSTLVLRLLDSGADVAGSGGKNPLILAAAEGHADVVEILLNHGADPNCVDAEGVPALGWTCLRSRITTMMLLLDRGAFIDQPDGNGRTPLGLACGGPTDLVEILLERGASLEKVDHSGLRPLDRAIGQRNVPVVNCFLRKGAKLGPTTWVMASGKPEFMLILLNKLLEDGNMLYRKNRPSEAAHRYQYALKKINPLISDEGLTTPSTQPVPHEHVSAFVQLKTNLLLNLSRCKRKLNEPSEALDFAARASVLRPNAFECAYAMSRAILALNKPSEALPHARRALVLAPTTDLSAIRTLKALQQEILTRINAGSHSLCGDSRSIRNFDTISLNLP